A region from the Branchiostoma floridae strain S238N-H82 chromosome 9, Bfl_VNyyK, whole genome shotgun sequence genome encodes:
- the LOC118423503 gene encoding uncharacterized protein LOC118423503 isoform X2 — MLFLSIFVALLSTAASQSCQNTSPLCGASPGWPLLSMCFDHDYVFASCPEFCGQCTCATDPRGPCYNGGTRGGNPANYNERTCDCNCVGAWTGDLCQYCGLTCVHGTLDSSTCTCSCAPGWDGPTCSDVCADSSTLCGANPGWPTVASCSVDYVAESCHLFCGVCSGGSGVVVTQPTTTTKTTTTPPPCDWQIVFEIRPGVGDWAVDAWGSEHTHTGHFKSPLVDMWDTLGVKRVKVSLFQGAEVRELIFNGVNSDKFSWFSKDRLLTSPWADLPTEPNNFFSIDGETNPDARRTWFISRNYGGCPNDAGWLVVVETGPQGSCEWERVPAGPGVLYSRKSTYVNWTSGGADIGVADRMVISIDTCSP, encoded by the exons ATGTTGTTCCTGTCGATATTCGTCGCACTTTTGTCAACAGCTG CGTCCCAGTCGTGCCAGAACACCAGCCCCCTGTGCGGCGCCAGTCCGGGATGGCCGCTGCTGTCCATGTGTTTTGATCATGACTACGTGTTTGCCAGCTGCCCGGAGTTCTGCGGACAATGCA CATGCGCCACCGACCCCCGCGGACCCTGCTACAACGGCGGGACCCGGGGCGGCAACCCGGCCAACTACAACGAGCGCACCTGCGACTGTAACTGTGTAGGCGCCTGGACAGGGGATCTGTGCCAAT ACTGTGGCCTCACCTGTGTGCACGGCACCCTGGACAGCAGCACCTGTACCTGCAGCTGCGCACCTGGCTGGGACGGGCCCACCTGCAGCG ATGTGTGTGCGGACAGCAGTACCCTATGCGGAGCTAACCCCGGCTGGCCGACTGTAGCGTCCTGTAGTGTGGACTATGTGGCCGAGAGTTGCCACCTGTTCTGTGGGGTCTGCTCCGGCGGGTCTGGCGTCGTCGTCACCCAGCCCACCACTACgacgaaaacaacaacaacccctCCAC CCTGCGACTGGCAGATAGTTTTCGAGATCCGGCCGGGGGTAGGGGACTGGGCAGTGGATGCCTGGGGCTCGGAACACACACATACCGGGCACTTCAAGAGCCCACTAGTGGACATGTGGGACACACTGGGGGTCAAAAGG GTGAAGGTTTCCCTCTTCCAAGGAGCGGAGGTTCGAGAGTTGATCTTTAATGGCGTGAACAGCGACAAGTTCAGCTGGTTCTCCAAGGACCGCCTGCTGACGTCACCCTGGGCGGACCTTCCCACAGAACCTAACAACTTCTTTTCAATTGATGGGGAGACAAACCCTGACGCTCGCAG GACTTGGTTTATCAGCCGTAACTACGGCGGGTGTCCGAACGACGCGGGCTGGCTGGTAGTGGTGGAGACCGGCCCGCAGGGGAGCTGTGAGTGGGAGCGGGTGCCAGCAGGTCCAGGCGTGCTGTACTCCAGGAAGTCAACTTACGTCAACTGGACTTCTG GCGGCGCTGATATCGGGGTCGCTGACCGGATGGTCATCTCCATCGACACCTGCAGCCCGTAG
- the LOC118423504 gene encoding multiple epidermal growth factor-like domains protein 6, translating into MLWTIFLAAGFGIAASQSTCQNINPLCGASPGWPLTSMCTTHDYVMQNCPEFCGTCTCATDPRGPCYNGGIRGGNPANYNEHTCDCNCVGAWTGDLCQTCGLQCANGGILDSSTCTCRCQPGWDGPTCSDVCQDDSPNCGANPGWPTTASCGTDYVLDLCHKFCGVCQAAGSGTVVTQATTTTTQAIVTTRPTQATTHVQVVPTGSCPTGFLQLPNKNICIRAFSEEKSWYDAGNTCATFGGTLVMPKNEDIHQFCLILKNGADANAKFWIGITDIGTEGSWRYADGTAVVGFNKWNTGEPNNSGGDEGCGEYLPAGQDTWNDLNCGTPQKFLCQTILP; encoded by the exons ATGTTGTGGACTATTTTTCTTGCTGCCGGATTTGGCATTGCAG CCTCTCAATCAACCTGCCAGAACATCAACCCGCTGTGCGGCGCCAGCCCGGGCTGGCCTCTGACCTCCATGTGCACCACCCACGACTACGTCATGCAGAACTGTCCCGAGTTCTGCGGCACATGCA CGTGCGCCACGGACCCCCGCGGGCCATGCTACAACGGCGGGATCCGGGGCGGCAACCCGGCCAACTACAACGAGCACACCTGCGACTGTAACTGTGTAGGTGCCTGGACAGGGGACCTGTGCCAAA CCTGCGGCCTGCAGTGCGCGAACGGCGGTATCCTTGACTCCAGCACGTGCACCTGCCGGTGCCAGCCCGGGTGGGACGGACCCACGTGCAGCG ATGTTTGCCAGGACGACAGCCCGAACTGCGGCGCGAACCCTGGCTGGCCCACCACCGCATCCTGCGGGACCGACTACGTGCTCGACCTGTGCCACAAGTTCTGCGGGGTTTGCCAGGCCGCCGGAAGCGGTACCGTTGTAACCCAGGCAACAACCACCACCACGCAAGCTATAGTTACGACAAGGCCAACGCAGGCTACAACTCACGTCCAGGTTGTCCCAACAG GCAGTTGTCCCACTGGATTCCTGCAGCTGCCCAACAAAAACATCTGCATCCGGGCCTTCAGCGAGGAGAAGTCCTGGTACGACGCGGGAAACACCTGCGCCACTTTCGGGGGCACGCTAGTCATGCCCAAGAACGAGGATATTCACCAG TTCTGtctcattttgaaaaatggtgCGGACGCCAACGCCAAATTCTGGATTGGAATCACTGATATTGGGACGGAGGGCAGCTGGCGTTACGCGGACGGGACGGCAGTGGTGGGCTTTAACAAGTGGAACACC GGGGAACCGAACAATTCCGGAGGAGACGAGGGGTGCGGGGAGTATCTCCCGGCCGGTCAGGATACTTGGAACGACTTGAACTGTGGCACTCCGCAGAAATTCCTCTGCCAGACAA TTCTACCCTGA
- the LOC118423503 gene encoding uncharacterized protein LOC118423503 isoform X1 produces MVTNRNMLLSFLLISGVALAASQSCQNTSPLCGASPGWPLLSMCFDHDYVFASCPEFCGQCTCATDPRGPCYNGGTRGGNPANYNERTCDCNCVGAWTGDLCQYCGLTCVHGTLDSSTCTCSCAPGWDGPTCSDVCADSSTLCGANPGWPTVASCSVDYVAESCHLFCGVCSGGSGVVVTQPTTTTKTTTTPPPCDWQIVFEIRPGVGDWAVDAWGSEHTHTGHFKSPLVDMWDTLGVKRVKVSLFQGAEVRELIFNGVNSDKFSWFSKDRLLTSPWADLPTEPNNFFSIDGETNPDARRTWFISRNYGGCPNDAGWLVVVETGPQGSCEWERVPAGPGVLYSRKSTYVNWTSGGADIGVADRMVISIDTCSP; encoded by the exons ATGGTTACTAACCGCAACATGCtactttccttccttcttatATCTGGAGTGGCGTTAGCCG CGTCCCAGTCGTGCCAGAACACCAGCCCCCTGTGCGGCGCCAGTCCGGGATGGCCGCTGCTGTCCATGTGTTTTGATCATGACTACGTGTTTGCCAGCTGCCCGGAGTTCTGCGGACAATGCA CATGCGCCACCGACCCCCGCGGACCCTGCTACAACGGCGGGACCCGGGGCGGCAACCCGGCCAACTACAACGAGCGCACCTGCGACTGTAACTGTGTAGGCGCCTGGACAGGGGATCTGTGCCAAT ACTGTGGCCTCACCTGTGTGCACGGCACCCTGGACAGCAGCACCTGTACCTGCAGCTGCGCACCTGGCTGGGACGGGCCCACCTGCAGCG ATGTGTGTGCGGACAGCAGTACCCTATGCGGAGCTAACCCCGGCTGGCCGACTGTAGCGTCCTGTAGTGTGGACTATGTGGCCGAGAGTTGCCACCTGTTCTGTGGGGTCTGCTCCGGCGGGTCTGGCGTCGTCGTCACCCAGCCCACCACTACgacgaaaacaacaacaacccctCCAC CCTGCGACTGGCAGATAGTTTTCGAGATCCGGCCGGGGGTAGGGGACTGGGCAGTGGATGCCTGGGGCTCGGAACACACACATACCGGGCACTTCAAGAGCCCACTAGTGGACATGTGGGACACACTGGGGGTCAAAAGG GTGAAGGTTTCCCTCTTCCAAGGAGCGGAGGTTCGAGAGTTGATCTTTAATGGCGTGAACAGCGACAAGTTCAGCTGGTTCTCCAAGGACCGCCTGCTGACGTCACCCTGGGCGGACCTTCCCACAGAACCTAACAACTTCTTTTCAATTGATGGGGAGACAAACCCTGACGCTCGCAG GACTTGGTTTATCAGCCGTAACTACGGCGGGTGTCCGAACGACGCGGGCTGGCTGGTAGTGGTGGAGACCGGCCCGCAGGGGAGCTGTGAGTGGGAGCGGGTGCCAGCAGGTCCAGGCGTGCTGTACTCCAGGAAGTCAACTTACGTCAACTGGACTTCTG GCGGCGCTGATATCGGGGTCGCTGACCGGATGGTCATCTCCATCGACACCTGCAGCCCGTAG